A portion of the Candidatus Zixiibacteriota bacterium genome contains these proteins:
- a CDS encoding cation:dicarboxylase symporter family transporter produces MSNKTGLLLLTAMLLGTVLGILGGIYSPDFMRQIDFLGVIFLNAMKLIAVPLVMVSLVVAVASLDDFRKLGRTSGKTLLYFFT; encoded by the coding sequence ATGAGTAACAAAACGGGTCTATTATTACTGACGGCTATGCTTCTCGGAACGGTTCTGGGTATTCTGGGCGGAATCTATTCCCCCGATTTCATGCGTCAGATCGACTTCCTTGGCGTCATCTTCCTGAACGCAATGAAATTGATTGCAGTTCCTCTGGTCATGGTATCTCTAGTGGTTGCCGTCGCCTCTCTTGATGATTTCCGCAAATTGGGGAGAACTTCCGGAAAAACTCTCCTCTATTTCTTCACCG